In Shouchella patagoniensis, the following are encoded in one genomic region:
- a CDS encoding antibiotic biosynthesis monooxygenase family protein, with translation MYIVMNELHVPAERKSDLNARFEKAADNMANVPGCIEFMFLSNVDESKKQVVYTKWASKQDYENWLSSDAFGRAHGNKKTTDQKPAATGNELHAYEVVHSYPNK, from the coding sequence ATGTATATTGTTATGAATGAATTGCATGTACCAGCTGAACGTAAAAGTGATCTTAACGCTCGCTTTGAAAAAGCGGCTGATAACATGGCTAATGTACCTGGATGCATCGAATTTATGTTTCTTTCAAACGTCGATGAATCAAAAAAACAAGTCGTTTATACGAAGTGGGCTTCAAAACAAGATTATGAGAATTGGTTATCAAGTGATGCCTTTGGTCGTGCTCACGGAAATAAGAAAACAACTGACCAAAAACCAGCAGCAACGGGAAATGAGCTTCATGCTTATGAAGTCGTTCACAGCTATCCCAATAAATAA